In a genomic window of Corynebacterium lizhenjunii:
- a CDS encoding glutaredoxin family protein, giving the protein MVELMVRQSCGSCQRVARQIAPVVEQAGHRLVLQDVDATPELALEYGDRVPVVVIDGEEFACWEVDNAELAAELAARD; this is encoded by the coding sequence ATGGTGGAGTTGATGGTGAGGCAGTCCTGTGGGTCTTGCCAACGGGTGGCGCGCCAGATTGCGCCGGTGGTGGAACAAGCCGGGCATCGGCTGGTGTTGCAGGATGTGGATGCCACCCCGGAACTGGCCCTGGAGTACGGGGATCGGGTGCCTGTGGTGGTCATCGATGGAGAGGAATTTGCCTGCTGGGAGGTCGATAACGCTGAGCTGGCAGCAGAGCTGGCGGCTAGGGATTAG
- a CDS encoding uroporphyrinogen-III synthase, with protein sequence MSNPSISDSPEQLGKVVFVGAGPGNPDLLTIRAREVLAHNALAIVDPQVLGGVRDIVGSALPVPQELIDAAEAEYAEIVAAAKAAGARRKPPRPPAPTAAVLSEPAEDLEGIVKQCQEALAHGGDVIRLVAGNPLNRESIKAEIAAVAAAGLEFHVVPGMSLPSTVPSFAGLALGSTYTEADVADIHDAAGWDTLAAAAQPLVLQATAEDLAVIARELGSRGMPADTAAYVTVHGTTRLQRTHEATLATLGKLGAELPGSLVVTLGRSFDDRTKYSWWENRPLYGWRVLVPRTKEQAGPMSARLAGYGAIPQSVPTISVEPPRNPQQMDRAIKGIVEGRYKWIIFTSVNAVKAVWEKIFELGLDARDFAGVQLAAVGTKTADAIRERGMVPELLPERTQQNAEGLVAAFPNYVEDIDAVGRVLLPRADLGGEALVTGLEALGWEVDDVVAYRTVRAAPPSAEIRDLIKSGGFDAVAFTSGSTVRNLVGIAGKPHPRTIIACIGPSAKAAAEEMGLRVDVVPEVAEVPALVDALASHVAALRAAGNLPAPRKKRRSRKKGTTA encoded by the coding sequence TTGAGCAACCCTTCCATCTCTGACTCCCCAGAACAGCTGGGGAAAGTGGTCTTTGTAGGTGCGGGCCCCGGCAACCCTGATCTGCTGACCATTCGGGCCCGTGAGGTGCTCGCTCATAACGCCCTGGCCATCGTGGACCCCCAGGTGCTGGGCGGGGTGCGTGACATTGTCGGCTCCGCTCTGCCGGTCCCGCAGGAGCTTATCGATGCCGCCGAGGCCGAGTATGCAGAAATTGTCGCCGCCGCCAAGGCTGCCGGAGCTCGCCGTAAGCCGCCTAGGCCACCGGCACCCACTGCGGCGGTGCTGTCGGAGCCTGCGGAGGACCTGGAGGGCATCGTCAAGCAATGCCAAGAGGCGCTGGCCCACGGTGGGGATGTCATCCGCCTGGTGGCGGGCAATCCTTTAAACCGGGAGTCCATCAAGGCCGAAATTGCTGCAGTGGCCGCGGCAGGCCTGGAGTTTCACGTGGTGCCGGGCATGTCTTTGCCGTCCACGGTGCCTTCGTTTGCGGGGTTGGCGCTGGGCTCGACGTACACCGAGGCCGATGTGGCTGACATTCATGATGCCGCAGGCTGGGACACCCTTGCCGCCGCCGCGCAGCCTTTGGTGCTCCAAGCCACGGCGGAGGACTTGGCGGTGATTGCCCGCGAGCTGGGCAGCCGGGGTATGCCGGCAGATACCGCGGCCTATGTCACGGTGCACGGCACCACCCGCTTGCAGCGCACGCACGAAGCCACCCTGGCCACGCTGGGCAAACTCGGTGCGGAGCTGCCGGGCTCCCTGGTGGTCACTCTGGGTCGCAGCTTCGACGACCGCACCAAGTATTCCTGGTGGGAAAACCGGCCGCTCTACGGCTGGCGGGTACTGGTGCCGCGCACCAAGGAACAGGCAGGGCCCATGAGCGCGCGCCTGGCTGGTTACGGCGCCATTCCGCAGTCTGTGCCCACCATTTCGGTGGAGCCGCCGCGGAATCCACAGCAGATGGACCGTGCTATCAAGGGCATAGTGGAGGGCCGTTACAAGTGGATCATCTTCACCTCTGTTAATGCAGTCAAGGCAGTGTGGGAGAAGATTTTTGAGCTCGGCCTGGATGCGCGCGATTTTGCTGGCGTGCAGCTGGCTGCCGTGGGCACCAAGACTGCTGATGCCATCCGCGAGCGCGGCATGGTCCCCGAACTGTTGCCGGAGCGCACCCAGCAAAATGCCGAAGGACTGGTGGCGGCGTTCCCCAACTATGTGGAGGACATTGACGCCGTGGGCCGGGTGCTGCTGCCGCGCGCTGACTTAGGTGGCGAGGCCCTGGTTACCGGCCTAGAGGCCCTGGGCTGGGAAGTTGATGACGTGGTGGCGTACCGCACCGTGCGCGCTGCTCCGCCTTCGGCAGAGATTCGGGACTTGATTAAGTCCGGCGGCTTTGATGCCGTGGCGTTTACCTCTGGGTCCACTGTGCGTAACCTGGTGGGTATTGCCGGCAAGCCGCACCCGCGCACCATCATTGCGTGCATTGGGCCATCGGCCAAGGCTGCTGCTGAGGAGATGGGCCTGCGCGTAGACGTGGTGCCGGAGGTTGCAGAAGTGCCCGCTTTGGTCGATGCCCTGGCAAGCCACGTGGCAGCGCTGCGTGCGGCTGGCAATCTGCCGGCCCCGCGAAAGAAGCGCCGCTCCCGCAAGAAAGGAACCACAGCTTAA
- the hemB gene encoding porphobilinogen synthase, with protein sequence MSSFPTRRPRRLRANPALREFVAETRLHASDLILPVFIADGLAAPREIASMPGVYQHTLESLTQLAEEAIAVGIKCIDIFGVPRPEDKDATGSAAIDPEGILNRALAHLRERFGDQLLLMADTCLDEFTDHGHCGVLDGQGRVDNDATLPLYAQMAVAQARAGAHIVSPSGMMDGQVGVIRDALDDAGFADVAIMAYSAKYASAFFGPFREAVGSSLEGDRRTYQQDPRNLRESVMEAELDVSEGADFIMVKPALPYLDVLKTLAESSPVPVAAYQVSGEYAMIKAAGANGWVDGDAVMLESLASIKRAGADQIFTYYAIEAARALRES encoded by the coding sequence GTGAGTAGCTTTCCCACCCGCCGGCCCCGGCGCCTGCGCGCCAACCCCGCCCTGCGGGAGTTTGTGGCCGAGACCCGCCTGCACGCCAGCGATCTGATCTTGCCGGTGTTTATTGCCGATGGCCTCGCGGCCCCCCGGGAGATTGCCTCCATGCCGGGGGTCTACCAACACACGCTGGAATCCCTGACGCAGTTGGCAGAAGAAGCCATCGCTGTGGGGATCAAGTGCATTGACATCTTTGGAGTTCCGCGCCCGGAGGACAAGGACGCCACGGGTTCGGCAGCCATTGACCCGGAGGGGATCCTCAACCGCGCCTTGGCGCACTTGCGGGAGCGCTTCGGCGATCAGCTGCTGTTGATGGCGGATACCTGCCTAGACGAGTTCACAGACCACGGCCACTGCGGCGTGCTGGACGGGCAGGGGCGGGTGGATAATGACGCCACCTTGCCGCTATACGCCCAGATGGCGGTGGCGCAGGCCCGCGCTGGCGCGCACATTGTCTCCCCGTCGGGCATGATGGACGGCCAGGTGGGCGTTATCCGCGACGCGCTGGATGATGCCGGCTTTGCCGATGTCGCCATCATGGCCTACTCCGCCAAGTATGCCTCGGCTTTCTTTGGGCCTTTCCGCGAGGCCGTGGGCTCCTCCCTAGAGGGCGACCGCCGCACGTACCAGCAGGATCCCCGCAACCTGCGGGAGTCGGTGATGGAAGCGGAGCTGGATGTTTCCGAAGGCGCGGACTTCATCATGGTCAAGCCCGCCCTGCCCTACCTGGATGTGCTGAAGACTCTGGCCGAGTCCAGCCCGGTGCCAGTAGCGGCCTACCAGGTTTCTGGTGAATACGCCATGATTAAGGCAGCCGGTGCCAACGGCTGGGTAGACGGGGATGCCGTGATGTTGGAATCCCTGGCCTCCATCAAGCGCGCGGGTGCGGACCAGATCTTTACCTACTACGCCATCGAGGCTGCTCGCGCTTTGCGCGAAAGCTAG
- a CDS encoding DUF2335 domain-containing protein, whose protein sequence is MTDEYSTHEEDKPQSSDSPLQRRAGYPSSSDTRSDGKRGESLATNGTGSPGRDGLSTQDEVVEAEFLDQVSDRVTSQLLSVTRIAPLPEPGELQAYERIQQGLADRIVQMAENSAEAANAATNSNAAVNNALAESILEDGRSLRRGQWMFFTLAVLFLVTAVGLEFSGRTPFATGMGILGFLSLVGVVIRPKTGPRWSSTSKDEYDSAAAE, encoded by the coding sequence ATGACTGATGAGTACTCCACTCACGAGGAAGACAAGCCGCAGTCGAGTGATAGCCCGCTCCAGCGACGGGCGGGTTATCCGAGCAGCTCGGATACACGATCCGATGGAAAACGTGGAGAAAGCCTGGCGACAAACGGGACAGGCTCTCCGGGACGCGATGGACTCTCAACGCAAGATGAAGTTGTAGAAGCTGAGTTTCTGGACCAGGTGAGTGACCGAGTAACCAGTCAATTGTTGAGTGTTACTCGAATTGCTCCTTTGCCTGAGCCTGGCGAGTTGCAGGCTTATGAAAGAATTCAACAGGGCTTGGCAGATCGAATAGTACAGATGGCGGAGAATTCTGCTGAAGCAGCGAATGCCGCTACGAATTCAAATGCTGCGGTCAATAACGCCCTTGCCGAGTCAATTCTCGAAGATGGAAGATCACTTCGGCGCGGTCAATGGATGTTTTTTACTTTGGCTGTTTTGTTCTTGGTTACTGCAGTTGGGCTCGAATTTTCTGGCCGAACTCCGTTTGCGACGGGAATGGGAATTCTTGGCTTCCTGAGCTTGGTTGGAGTAGTTATTCGTCCTAAGACGGGTCCACGCTGGAGTTCAACGAGCAAGGACGAATACGATTCAGCTGCGGCCGAATAG
- a CDS encoding 30S ribosomal protein bS22, with protein MGSVIKKRRKRMSKKKHRKMLRRTRVQRRKLGK; from the coding sequence ATGGGTTCTGTTATTAAGAAGCGCCGCAAGCGCATGTCCAAGAAGAAGCACCGCAAGATGCTGCGTCGCACCCGCGTTCAGCGTCGCAAGCTGGGCAAGTAA
- a CDS encoding helix-turn-helix domain-containing protein: protein MANEDKGTFLTIAEVAEIMRVSKMTVYRLVHAGEMPAVRVGRSFRVHETAVNEYLEASVYGA, encoded by the coding sequence ATGGCTAATGAAGATAAGGGAACCTTCCTGACCATCGCCGAGGTCGCGGAAATCATGCGCGTCTCTAAGATGACGGTCTACCGGTTGGTTCACGCCGGCGAGATGCCGGCAGTGCGAGTGGGTCGCTCCTTCCGCGTCCACGAGACTGCCGTCAACGAGTACCTGGAGGCCTCCGTCTACGGGGCCTAA
- the hemE gene encoding uroporphyrinogen decarboxylase, producing MRNLKPNAPLVAAALGGTPSRPPVWFMRQAGRSLPEYKRVREGIGMLDSCFMPELLAEITLQPVRRHDVDAAILFSDIVVPLKAAGVGVDIVAGRGPVMDHPVRTVADVEALPILDADVPQVRQGIEIINAELTQAQALIGFVGAPFTLASYLVEGGPSRNHERTKALMHSAPETWHALMRRLTPTIINFLQLQVEAGIDAMQLFDSWAGYLNEADYREFVLPYSTQILDSVAGVIPRIHFGVGTGELLGAMSEAGSEAMGVDYRVSMAAAAQRVQAKVLQGNLDPALLFAGDSAVRAAVRRIRGEVDAAGVGHIWNLGHGVLPTTDADAITRAVAIIHEEG from the coding sequence ATGCGAAACCTTAAGCCCAACGCGCCCCTGGTGGCCGCAGCCCTGGGAGGCACCCCCTCCCGCCCGCCAGTCTGGTTCATGCGCCAAGCGGGGCGCTCCTTGCCGGAGTACAAGCGGGTACGTGAGGGTATTGGCATGCTGGACTCCTGCTTCATGCCGGAGCTGTTGGCGGAAATTACCTTGCAACCGGTGCGCCGCCATGACGTAGATGCCGCCATTTTGTTCAGCGACATTGTGGTCCCGCTCAAGGCCGCGGGCGTGGGCGTGGACATTGTGGCAGGGCGGGGTCCAGTCATGGACCACCCCGTGCGCACCGTGGCTGATGTGGAGGCGCTGCCCATCCTGGACGCCGATGTGCCGCAGGTGCGCCAGGGCATTGAGATCATTAACGCAGAGCTCACGCAGGCCCAAGCGCTGATCGGCTTCGTGGGCGCGCCGTTTACCCTGGCCTCCTACCTGGTAGAAGGCGGGCCGTCTCGCAACCATGAGCGCACCAAGGCGCTGATGCACTCTGCGCCCGAAACCTGGCACGCACTCATGCGCCGCCTGACACCCACCATCATTAATTTCCTCCAGCTGCAGGTAGAGGCCGGGATTGATGCCATGCAGCTGTTTGATTCTTGGGCGGGCTACCTCAATGAGGCCGACTACCGGGAGTTCGTCTTGCCGTACTCCACGCAGATTCTGGACTCGGTTGCCGGGGTGATTCCGCGCATCCACTTCGGCGTGGGGACCGGGGAGCTGCTCGGCGCGATGTCCGAGGCCGGTTCCGAGGCCATGGGCGTGGACTACCGGGTGTCCATGGCCGCTGCCGCCCAGCGCGTGCAGGCGAAAGTCTTGCAGGGCAACTTGGACCCCGCCCTGCTTTTTGCCGGCGATTCCGCCGTGCGGGCCGCCGTGCGCCGCATCCGCGGGGAGGTCGACGCCGCTGGTGTGGGCCACATTTGGAATTTGGGGCACGGGGTTCTGCCCACCACTGACGCGGATGCCATCACCCGCGCTGTCGCCATTATTCATGAGGAGGGCTAA
- a CDS encoding glutamyl-tRNA reductase, which produces MSVLVVGMSYQSAPVSLLERLSMEHGIQNHACGKLVAADSLSEAMIISTCNRLEVYSVTNSFHTGVQDVVRVLQESSGVPEEELRGYLYVRYADAAAEHLMNVTSGLDSMVLGEQQIIGQVRAAYQHAADQGTVGPRLHALAQAALHAGKRVHAETDIDEAGASMVSFSFDRALELLGTHSLEGQRVLILGAGAMASLAATHAGRLGASLVIANRTRERAQRLADHAAEAGVQAEVVDFASRATVLSSVDVAVSATGAQGFTLTPADMPTSELMLIDLSLPRDIDDDCAHLPGKQLVNIERLSEQITAADRGDTPHAQAQQIVTFELEAYSSAQRVRDVAPAVSALRQHAADLVACEVARLEQKHPELDDAQRADVQRALRRVVDKLLHEPTVRAKELAASSGTVSHETALQQLFGLEVDSTIAEGVALPATDLPTTVG; this is translated from the coding sequence ATGAGCGTGCTGGTCGTGGGGATGTCCTACCAGTCCGCCCCGGTGTCTTTGCTGGAGCGGCTAAGCATGGAGCATGGCATCCAAAACCACGCGTGCGGCAAGCTGGTGGCGGCAGACTCTTTGTCGGAAGCCATGATTATCTCCACGTGCAACCGCCTGGAAGTCTATTCGGTTACTAATTCTTTCCATACCGGAGTCCAAGACGTGGTGCGCGTGCTGCAGGAGTCCTCCGGGGTCCCGGAGGAGGAGCTGCGCGGCTACCTCTATGTGCGCTATGCGGATGCCGCGGCGGAGCATCTGATGAATGTCACCTCTGGGCTGGATTCGATGGTGCTAGGGGAGCAGCAGATTATTGGCCAGGTGCGCGCGGCGTATCAGCACGCGGCGGACCAGGGCACGGTGGGTCCGCGTTTGCATGCCCTGGCGCAGGCAGCTCTCCACGCTGGCAAGCGGGTGCACGCGGAAACTGATATTGACGAAGCTGGCGCCTCGATGGTCTCCTTCTCCTTTGACCGTGCGCTGGAGTTGCTGGGCACGCACAGTTTGGAGGGCCAGCGGGTGCTGATTCTGGGCGCCGGGGCCATGGCTTCTTTGGCGGCCACCCACGCGGGCAGGCTTGGCGCTAGTTTGGTTATTGCTAATCGCACCCGGGAGCGCGCGCAGCGTTTGGCGGATCACGCGGCGGAGGCTGGCGTGCAGGCTGAGGTAGTGGATTTCGCTTCTCGTGCTACGGTGCTGAGCAGCGTGGATGTGGCGGTGTCTGCCACGGGGGCGCAGGGTTTTACCTTGACGCCGGCGGATATGCCCACCTCGGAGCTGATGCTCATTGATTTGTCCCTGCCGCGCGATATTGATGATGACTGCGCGCACCTGCCCGGCAAGCAGCTGGTCAATATCGAGCGCCTGAGTGAGCAGATTACCGCTGCGGATCGCGGCGATACCCCGCACGCCCAGGCGCAGCAGATTGTCACCTTTGAGCTGGAGGCTTATTCTTCTGCTCAGCGGGTGCGTGATGTGGCTCCGGCCGTTAGTGCCCTGCGCCAGCATGCTGCGGATCTGGTGGCCTGCGAGGTCGCCCGTTTGGAGCAGAAGCACCCTGAGCTTGACGATGCCCAGCGTGCCGACGTCCAGCGCGCCTTGCGGCGGGTGGTGGATAAGCTCCTGCATGAGCCCACCGTGCGGGCCAAGGAACTGGCTGCCAGCTCGGGTACCGTGAGCCATGAGACCGCTTTGCAGCAGCTCTTTGGCCTGGAGGTGGACTCCACCATTGCGGAAGGCGTGGCGTTGCCCGCGACTGATTTGCCCACTACGGTGGGCTGA
- the hemC gene encoding hydroxymethylbilane synthase, with translation MFSIGTRGSLLATTQAGHVRDWLAQAGYPAELHIVTTAGDVNMAPVERIGVGVFTQALRDALDVGECDIAVHSFKDLPTAADARFRLVVPQRQDPREALVARDGLSLEQLPQGARVGTSAPRRIGQLRSLRPDLDIRPLRGNIDTRMGKVSSGELDAVVLAYAGLVRAGYAQRATEVFAPATFVPAPAQGALAIEAKVGTAADTALDAIVDTQAMAAAAGEREVLARLEAGCTAPVGAYSVVDGQQLTVHGGIFALDGSASLRAEATGDLTQGRELGAQVAQELLAAGADQLLG, from the coding sequence ATGTTTAGCATTGGCACCCGCGGTTCTTTGCTGGCCACCACTCAGGCTGGTCACGTGCGTGATTGGCTGGCCCAGGCTGGATACCCGGCTGAGCTGCACATTGTGACTACTGCAGGGGATGTCAACATGGCCCCGGTGGAGCGCATTGGGGTGGGCGTGTTCACCCAGGCGCTGCGCGATGCCCTGGATGTTGGCGAGTGCGACATTGCGGTGCATTCCTTCAAGGATCTGCCCACTGCTGCCGATGCCCGCTTCCGGCTGGTAGTGCCCCAGCGCCAGGATCCCCGGGAGGCGTTGGTGGCCCGCGATGGGCTAAGCCTGGAGCAGCTGCCACAAGGGGCACGGGTGGGGACCTCGGCCCCGCGGCGCATCGGCCAGCTTCGCAGCCTGCGCCCGGACCTGGATATTCGGCCGCTGCGGGGCAACATTGACACCCGCATGGGCAAGGTGAGCTCCGGGGAGCTAGACGCCGTGGTGCTGGCTTATGCGGGCTTGGTGCGCGCGGGTTACGCCCAGCGCGCGACCGAGGTTTTCGCTCCCGCCACGTTTGTGCCGGCTCCTGCCCAGGGGGCGTTGGCCATTGAGGCAAAGGTGGGCACTGCGGCGGATACGGCACTGGATGCCATCGTCGATACCCAGGCCATGGCCGCGGCGGCGGGGGAGCGCGAAGTTCTCGCCCGCCTCGAGGCCGGTTGCACCGCACCCGTCGGTGCGTATTCGGTGGTGGACGGGCAACAGCTAACGGTGCACGGGGGCATTTTTGCCCTCGACGGCAGCGCTAGTTTGCGCGCGGAAGCCACCGGCGACCTCACCCAGGGCCGTGAGCTGGGCGCGCAGGTTGCCCAAGAGCTCCTCGCAGCGGGCGCAGACCAGCTATTGGGCTAA
- the proC gene encoding pyrroline-5-carboxylate reductase, with the protein MVNVTVIGGGQIGEALIAGLVKDGGAHITVTNRRQERRDYMAQTYGVATSGDNREAVADADVVFVCVKPYAVTEVVSEFASALPASAIVVSMAAGVRVESLQKAAGDNPVVRVMPNTPMLVGRGMCLVVPGPQLADAALERVQDLLNLVGESVVIEEGQIDAATALSGSAPAYLFLVAEALVDAGVQLGVPRDVATQLVNQTVAGSGQMLVETGQEPGRLRANVTSPGGTTAAAIRELEESGLRGAFYRAAEACAQRSAELG; encoded by the coding sequence ATGGTTAACGTAACAGTCATTGGTGGAGGACAGATTGGTGAGGCCCTGATTGCGGGCCTAGTTAAGGACGGCGGCGCGCACATCACGGTGACCAACCGGCGGCAGGAGCGGCGCGATTACATGGCCCAGACCTATGGGGTGGCAACGTCTGGGGACAACCGGGAGGCTGTGGCGGATGCGGACGTGGTGTTCGTGTGTGTCAAGCCGTATGCGGTGACCGAGGTGGTGAGTGAGTTCGCCAGTGCTCTGCCAGCTAGTGCCATCGTGGTGTCCATGGCCGCCGGGGTGCGGGTGGAGTCCCTGCAGAAGGCCGCGGGCGATAATCCCGTGGTGCGGGTGATGCCTAACACTCCCATGCTGGTCGGGCGCGGCATGTGCCTGGTGGTGCCGGGGCCGCAGCTTGCCGATGCCGCCCTGGAGCGCGTCCAGGATCTGCTCAATCTGGTGGGGGAGTCTGTGGTCATTGAAGAAGGCCAGATTGATGCCGCCACGGCGCTGTCTGGTTCTGCGCCGGCGTATCTGTTCCTGGTGGCCGAGGCGTTGGTGGACGCGGGCGTGCAGCTGGGAGTGCCGCGGGATGTGGCCACGCAGTTGGTGAATCAGACTGTGGCCGGTTCGGGGCAAATGCTGGTGGAAACTGGGCAGGAGCCGGGTCGGCTGCGGGCAAACGTGACGTCCCCGGGCGGGACTACGGCTGCGGCTATTCGTGAGCTGGAGGAGTCCGGTCTGCGCGGGGCGTTTTACCGGGCAGCCGAGGCGTGCGCGCAGCGTTCCGCAGAGCTGGGCTAG
- a CDS encoding HAD-IB family hydrolase, which produces MPESPQDFLANWTASRGNLRNFLETTAFAPLGEGPQRAAGEAAAAVAVEELFGINLDAYSAGVESVAGSFESAGANKLNHPDPAIPQDVGAAAFFDVDNTLIQGSSLVSFAFGLAKRRYFTFSEIVPIAWKQLKFRVSGNENAEDVAAGRVQALEFIKGRSVEEMVALCEEIVDQSMAHKAYPGTKQLAQMHIDAGQQVWLVTATPVQLAQILARRFGFTGALGTVAEVKDGKFTGRLVGDILHGPGKKHAVAALATMERLDLSRCTAYSDSANDVPMLSMVGTAVAINPDARLHRIAQERGWLIRDYRSVRKAVKTYGLPALAMAAFSFGGWRLTRK; this is translated from the coding sequence ATGCCGGAGTCCCCCCAGGACTTCCTGGCCAACTGGACCGCCAGCCGCGGTAACCTGCGCAATTTTTTGGAAACCACCGCGTTTGCTCCGCTGGGCGAAGGCCCCCAGCGCGCTGCGGGCGAGGCCGCTGCTGCTGTGGCGGTCGAAGAACTCTTCGGAATCAACCTCGACGCGTATTCAGCAGGCGTGGAGTCCGTGGCGGGCTCTTTCGAGTCTGCAGGCGCCAACAAACTCAATCACCCGGACCCAGCCATCCCCCAAGACGTCGGCGCCGCGGCCTTCTTTGACGTGGACAACACCCTCATTCAGGGTTCCTCGCTGGTGTCCTTTGCTTTTGGCCTGGCCAAACGCCGCTACTTTACGTTTTCTGAAATCGTGCCCATTGCCTGGAAGCAGCTAAAGTTCCGGGTCTCTGGCAACGAAAACGCTGAGGACGTCGCCGCCGGGCGTGTGCAAGCACTGGAGTTCATCAAAGGCCGTAGCGTCGAAGAGATGGTAGCGCTGTGCGAGGAAATCGTGGATCAATCCATGGCCCACAAGGCCTATCCCGGCACCAAGCAGCTGGCGCAGATGCACATTGATGCTGGCCAGCAAGTCTGGTTGGTCACCGCCACCCCGGTGCAGCTGGCGCAGATCTTGGCTCGCCGCTTCGGCTTCACCGGCGCGCTAGGCACCGTCGCCGAAGTCAAAGATGGCAAGTTCACCGGCCGCCTGGTAGGTGACATCCTCCACGGTCCCGGCAAAAAGCACGCCGTGGCTGCCCTCGCCACCATGGAGCGCCTGGACCTATCCCGCTGTACCGCCTACTCAGACTCTGCCAATGATGTCCCCATGCTGTCCATGGTGGGCACAGCCGTGGCAATCAACCCCGATGCCCGCCTGCACCGTATTGCCCAGGAACGCGGCTGGCTCATCCGCGACTACCGCAGCGTACGCAAGGCCGTCAAGACCTACGGTCTGCCCGCGTTGGCCATGGCCGCTTTTTCCTTCGGCGGCTGGCGTCTGACCCGCAAGTAG